GAGCCTCTTGCAGCCGAGCGCGTGCGCAAGGAGCAGTTCGGCGTCGAGCTTGGGCGTCTCGATACCCTTTGCGGCGAAGTATCCCGCGCATTTTTGCAGAATTTCGAGAACGCTTTGCACGTCTTATTTTTCCGTCAGAGCCTTGACTTTTTGGACGTAGTCCGCCTCTTCAAGGGCGCGGATCATTTCGTCGATGTCGCCGTCCATGAACTGCGGCAGCGAGTGGATTGTCATGCCGATTCGGTGGTCGGTAATGCGGCTTTGCGGGTAGTTGTATGTTCTGATTCGCTCAGAGCGGTCGCCCGAGCCGATTTGTTCGCGGCGGTTTGCGGCGTATTTGTCGTGCTCTTCCTGCTGTTTCATTTCGAGCAGGCGCGAGCGCAGAACTTTGAGTGCCTTTGTCTTGTTTTTGAGCTGCGAGCGTTCGTCGGCGCATTTGACAATCATGCCCGTGGGCTTGTGGAGAATTTGAACGGCAGAGTCTGTCGTGTTGACGCCCTGCCCTCCGGGGCCGCTTGCGCGCGCGATTGAAATTTCGATGTCGTTGGGGTCTATGTGAATGTCGACCTCCTCGGCTTCCGGGAGAACCGCGACCGTCGCCGCCGACGTGTGGATTCTGCCGGCCGCCTCCGTCACGGGCACGCGCTGCACGCGGTGCGTTCCGCATTCGTATTTCATCGAGCGGTAGACGTCCGTTCCCGAAAGCAGGAAGCAGATTTCCTTGAAGCCGCCCGCGGGCGATTCGCTGGAGCTTAGGTTTTCAACCTTCCAGCCGCGCGAGTCGGCATAGCGGCAGTACATTCTGTAAAGGTCGGCGGCGAACAGCGACGCCTCGTCTCCGCCCGTGCCCGCGCGGATTTCCACGACAGTATTGCGCGAGTCGGTGGGGTCGGCGGGAATCATCATTTTGAGGATTTCGTTTTTCGTGGGTTCGAATTTCGCTTCAAGCTCGGCGATGTCCTCCCGCGCAAGCTCGACAAATTCGGGGTCGGCGTTTTCCTCGATGATTTTTTTGTTTTCCTCTATTTGTTCGCGCTCCTTTTCGAGCTGTTCGTAGAGGTCTTTCAGTTTGGAAAGTTGCTGGTGTTCTCGCGAGACCGCGCTTGCGGCGCGTTGGTCGTTATAGAAATCCGACTCCGCCATTTTTTTGTCCAAATCGGCGAGCCTGTCGAGAAAAGGTTTGATTGGTGGTATGCCTTCCATTGTCCGAATCTCTAAAAAAAAACCTCAACTTGCAAGAAAATACGCAGACTTCCGCCGCCCGCGTCCCAAAATAAACTTGTAAACGCGCCCCGATTTTTACGATAATGCCCGCATGGATAAAAAAGATTCCGAACAGTATTACGGCATTGTCCGCGAAGTCGCGCAGGCGGCGGGCGACAGGCTCAAAAAAATTTCCGAACGCCGCGTCAATTCGGACGCAGGCAACGACGTAAAACTTCAAGAGGACGTGGAAAGCGAACTGTTTATCCGCGAAAAGCTCGCGGCCACCGGCGTGCGCGTCGTGGGCGAGGAAAAGGGCGGCGACGCCTCTCTGCTTTCTTCGGGCGAATTGTACTGGGTTGTCGATCCCATCGACGGCACCTACAACTTTTTGCGCGGTATCCCAGGTGTGTGCGTGAGCATCGGGCTGATGTCGGGACTTACTCCCGTGGTCGGCGCGATTTACGATTTCACCCGCAACGAGCTGTTCTTAGGAGGCAAGGGCTTCCCGCTTACGGTAAACGGCGAAAAGGTCTCGCCGAAATGGGCGAAGAGCGTCTCGCAGGGAGTCCTCATGACGGGCTTCCCGAGCGCGACGGACTACTCGGACGACAATCTCAAACGCTTCGTCATGGCGGCGCAGAAGTTCAAGAAAGTCAGAATGTGCGGCAGCGCGGCGTGCGCAATGGCGTGGGTGGCGTCGGGACGCGCGGACTCGTACCATGAAGAGCGTCTGTATTTGTGGGACGTCGCGGGCGGGCTTTCGCTGATGGAGTCGGTCGGCGCGGCGTACGAAGTCGTTCCGCAGGGCATACCCGAAAAGCCTTTCTGCATTTCGATTCGCGCGGCGGCAAACAGGGAATTTTTTATCTAAAATGAAAAGCGAAAAATTTAAATCACACCTCGTCCGACGCCTCACTTGGGGCGACCTCGACGAAAAATATCTCGAAAATCTCGTCCGCACGGCTCGCGCCGAGGACATCGAAGGCGCGGGGCTGAAAGTAAAGCCCGCCCGCTGCGCCGACATCACGACGGCGACGATTACGCCGCGCTCCGAAATAAGGTCGTTTCTCGTCGCCCGACGCGAAATGATTATGTGCGGAATCAACATCATTCCGATTATCCTCAAAGTCTACGAATCGACGGTTGACGGCGAAACGTGCGCATTCACGCCCTTTGTCTCCGACGGCGACCGCGTTGAAAAGGGCGGGCAAATCGGGGAAATTTCGGGGTCTGCCCGCATTATTTTGCAGGCGGAGCGCATAATGCTCAATTTCATTCAGAGGCTTTCGGGCGTGGCGACGG
The Opitutia bacterium KCR 482 genome window above contains:
- a CDS encoding inositol monophosphatase, whose product is MDKKDSEQYYGIVREVAQAAGDRLKKISERRVNSDAGNDVKLQEDVESELFIREKLAATGVRVVGEEKGGDASLLSSGELYWVVDPIDGTYNFLRGIPGVCVSIGLMSGLTPVVGAIYDFTRNELFLGGKGFPLTVNGEKVSPKWAKSVSQGVLMTGFPSATDYSDDNLKRFVMAAQKFKKVRMCGSAACAMAWVASGRADSYHEERLYLWDVAGGLSLMESVGAAYEVVPQGIPEKPFCISIRAAANREFFI
- the prfA gene encoding peptide chain release factor 1 codes for the protein MEGIPPIKPFLDRLADLDKKMAESDFYNDQRAASAVSREHQQLSKLKDLYEQLEKEREQIEENKKIIEENADPEFVELAREDIAELEAKFEPTKNEILKMMIPADPTDSRNTVVEIRAGTGGDEASLFAADLYRMYCRYADSRGWKVENLSSSESPAGGFKEICFLLSGTDVYRSMKYECGTHRVQRVPVTEAAGRIHTSAATVAVLPEAEEVDIHIDPNDIEISIARASGPGGQGVNTTDSAVQILHKPTGMIVKCADERSQLKNKTKALKVLRSRLLEMKQQEEHDKYAANRREQIGSGDRSERIRTYNYPQSRITDHRIGMTIHSLPQFMDGDIDEMIRALEEADYVQKVKALTEK